A genomic stretch from Edaphobacter aggregans includes:
- a CDS encoding 4Fe-4S dicluster domain-containing protein: protein MFGEGLLKGMAETARNFLGSYVSKDRLTTVQFPEERVAPIEASRNFPFLVYDGKDWQQGMRCVSCLICEKECPPKCIFIEKSTDKKPDATGKPQFYPAVFNIDVSVCMSCQICVEVCPFDAIKMDVAFELSTDNRFDDLLWDKQRLAKSNEYYGKIHPTEAAAVDAQLAEGRAKLEAKSKVTTEAKAVGAAVPSAQTVSGATE, encoded by the coding sequence GTGTTTGGTGAAGGTCTTCTGAAGGGTATGGCGGAAACGGCTCGAAATTTTCTGGGCAGTTACGTCAGTAAAGATCGGCTGACTACCGTTCAGTTTCCAGAAGAGCGCGTGGCACCCATCGAGGCGTCGCGCAATTTTCCCTTCCTTGTTTATGACGGCAAGGACTGGCAACAGGGAATGCGCTGCGTCTCCTGCCTGATTTGCGAAAAGGAATGCCCGCCCAAGTGCATCTTCATTGAAAAGAGCACAGATAAAAAGCCGGATGCAACCGGTAAACCACAGTTTTATCCTGCTGTTTTCAATATTGATGTTTCGGTCTGCATGAGTTGTCAGATCTGCGTCGAGGTCTGTCCTTTCGACGCCATCAAAATGGATGTCGCATTTGAATTGAGCACAGATAACCGCTTCGACGACCTGCTCTGGGACAAACAACGATTGGCCAAGTCGAACGAATACTATGGCAAAATTCACCCTACAGAGGCAGCTGCAGTGGATGCGCAATTGGCCGAGGGCAGAGCCAAGCTGGAGGCGAAGTCGAAAGTGACTACGGAAGCAAAGGCGGTCGGGGCCGCAGTACCTTCCGCACAAACAGTGAGCGGAGCCACAGAATAG
- a CDS encoding NADH-quinone oxidoreductase subunit C: protein MEILLNGSPSGQLSLLIDPEHALAVAKFLRDAEHLRFDYCSNVTGIDWPGKEISVTVKTKKIVDGVEQEVEEIQKSQSAGCLEAVYHLYSMEKKHGPVILRMRTENRTDRVSLPSLTPIWRGAEFQEREIFDLYGVVFDGHPDLRRILMWDGFEDHPMRKDYVEPDDYEYEPTAHDEVLQKAKRHLNRAGWP, encoded by the coding sequence TTGGAGATTCTTCTCAACGGTAGCCCGTCGGGCCAGCTTTCTCTGCTGATCGATCCGGAGCATGCCTTGGCAGTGGCCAAGTTTTTACGTGACGCGGAGCATCTACGATTCGACTACTGTTCGAACGTTACCGGCATCGATTGGCCGGGTAAAGAGATCTCTGTAACGGTGAAGACGAAAAAGATTGTGGATGGGGTGGAACAAGAGGTTGAAGAGATTCAAAAAAGCCAATCCGCGGGGTGTCTGGAAGCGGTATACCACCTTTACTCCATGGAGAAAAAGCATGGTCCGGTCATTCTCCGAATGCGAACCGAAAACCGCACCGACCGAGTCAGCTTGCCCTCTCTTACGCCGATCTGGCGAGGTGCGGAGTTTCAAGAGCGGGAGATCTTCGATCTGTATGGAGTCGTCTTCGACGGGCACCCCGATTTAAGGCGCATTTTGATGTGGGATGGGTTTGAAGACCATCCGATGCGCAAAGACTACGTTGAACCGGATGACTACGAGTACGAACCGACGGCGCATGATGAAGTGCTGCAAAAGGCGAAACGGCATTTAAATAGAGCGGGGTGGCCATGA
- a CDS encoding TonB-dependent receptor, with amino-acid sequence MIRTLWRRMPHAAVAGMLCMGTCVACLQLLTVSTGLAQSNTGSIVGQVVDPQGRPVAGASVVIRNTDLATKRAAVSDANGYFRVGNLVPGAFTVEGKAQGMASKRPVRLTLGLGSTAQVNLALSVATVSQKTTVSGRAATSEGNTVAPAVNKDEASVSSFFAGMTVTYLPNRDRDFTQFGQLGAGIIENANGNGLIVAGQRSSAIVTQVDGVDFNDPLHGGARGAGDGTFFLPQTVVREFQIVRSGVTAAVGGTNAGLINVATKEGSNKLHGEAFYTVRPAWATSADAFGHTLDNRQNTFGISLGGPVLRDRVFYYAGIEQDLLQVPYFVQFEPQGVLIPPALAGMQGQVPQKSSPTAAFVRGDATLSHSNTLNVSVAVNRIRSSNVGDGSTRSVATLDNADSLSGQSIWSKAGLTTLVNERSVNQLLVSWSGDHRNSTPNSTAPEYAINGFGILGGSSLGSHIYTSNQLQFGDTLSFTRGSAVLDVGGRFAYSPAYEQQEENLNGRFDYNSFADYLANTPRRYQQTFVIGNTRYSGSVRGLGLFANGKLPLGKDVTLTAGLRWDAQWNPQPEHPNAAITQTQKIPADLAQWQPRVGVAWTPMRKTVVRASSGIYDAPTPATIFHRIAAENGLQTITADSYFDPQILPLVSNGIHALPFPPAVLTTPSALIVGIDPSFRNPRSLQVAAGVEQEIKPQLTLSGGYLHNSSWRLQRRLDSNLNPPVATAGGLPIFPAARPNSAIGRLLVNESSAHSNYDGLLLSAFSQISRRSQLMVNYTLSQTHDDDSNTGQYGIDAALNPFDLQGERAFSSQDVRHVLNVSAIFNLPLGFKCNPMFLARSGRPYTPIIGFDTQHDANDWNDRALINGVTAGRNVARQPAFSNLDLRVVKDFSLRGVGHHLDLFMDVFNLAGSSNRNFGVDAVSLYGTNSSPIASAGQALFAPDLTRVGGPRAIQFTARLVAF; translated from the coding sequence TTGATTCGGACTCTATGGCGGCGAATGCCGCACGCGGCTGTTGCCGGCATGTTGTGCATGGGTACGTGCGTCGCCTGTTTGCAACTTCTGACTGTGAGCACAGGGCTTGCCCAGTCGAACACCGGATCGATCGTTGGACAGGTCGTCGATCCGCAGGGACGACCAGTTGCCGGGGCTTCCGTTGTGATCCGCAATACCGACCTTGCGACCAAACGCGCGGCAGTGAGTGATGCGAATGGTTATTTCAGGGTCGGCAACCTGGTTCCGGGAGCGTTTACTGTAGAGGGTAAAGCCCAGGGCATGGCTTCGAAACGTCCGGTGCGTCTGACGCTCGGACTAGGCAGCACCGCGCAAGTGAACCTGGCGCTGAGTGTGGCTACTGTGTCACAGAAGACAACCGTGTCTGGTAGAGCAGCAACGAGTGAGGGCAACACGGTCGCGCCGGCAGTCAACAAAGATGAGGCATCCGTCAGCAGTTTCTTTGCGGGCATGACGGTTACCTACCTGCCCAATCGCGACCGCGACTTCACCCAGTTTGGCCAACTGGGCGCAGGCATTATCGAGAACGCGAATGGAAACGGCCTGATCGTTGCCGGGCAGCGCTCGTCCGCGATCGTGACGCAGGTAGACGGTGTCGACTTCAACGACCCGCTGCACGGAGGCGCACGAGGCGCGGGCGATGGAACGTTCTTTTTGCCCCAGACAGTGGTGCGCGAGTTTCAGATCGTTCGTTCGGGCGTGACCGCAGCAGTCGGCGGGACGAACGCTGGCCTTATCAATGTTGCGACGAAAGAGGGCTCGAACAAGCTACATGGCGAGGCTTTTTACACCGTGCGCCCGGCGTGGGCGACATCCGCCGATGCCTTTGGGCATACTCTCGATAACCGGCAGAATACCTTTGGCATCTCCCTGGGCGGTCCGGTATTGCGCGATCGCGTTTTCTACTACGCTGGAATCGAACAGGATCTATTGCAGGTTCCCTACTTCGTGCAGTTCGAACCGCAAGGGGTGCTCATCCCCCCAGCGCTCGCTGGCATGCAAGGACAGGTTCCTCAAAAGAGTTCTCCGACTGCGGCCTTTGTTCGTGGCGATGCGACCCTGAGCCATTCAAACACGCTGAATGTGTCGGTAGCCGTCAATCGCATACGCTCTTCGAACGTTGGCGATGGGTCGACGCGTAGTGTTGCCACGCTCGACAACGCCGATTCACTAAGCGGACAAAGCATTTGGAGCAAAGCTGGTTTGACGACTCTTGTGAACGAACGGAGCGTGAATCAACTACTCGTCTCCTGGTCGGGAGATCATCGTAACTCGACGCCGAACTCCACTGCACCGGAGTATGCGATCAATGGATTCGGAATACTGGGTGGAAGCTCGCTCGGCTCGCACATCTATACCTCGAACCAACTCCAGTTCGGTGACACGCTCTCCTTCACCAGGGGCAGCGCTGTGCTTGATGTGGGCGGGAGATTCGCGTACAGCCCCGCTTACGAGCAGCAGGAAGAGAATCTCAACGGACGATTCGACTACAACTCATTTGCAGATTACCTGGCGAACACGCCACGCCGTTATCAGCAGACGTTCGTGATTGGTAACACGCGTTATAGCGGATCGGTTCGTGGACTCGGTTTATTTGCAAACGGCAAGCTGCCTCTAGGCAAGGACGTAACCCTGACTGCGGGTCTGCGCTGGGATGCTCAGTGGAATCCACAACCCGAGCATCCTAACGCCGCGATCACCCAGACCCAGAAGATTCCTGCAGATCTGGCACAGTGGCAGCCCCGGGTCGGAGTTGCGTGGACACCGATGCGAAAAACCGTCGTGCGGGCGTCGTCGGGGATCTACGATGCGCCGACCCCTGCCACCATCTTTCACCGTATCGCCGCCGAGAACGGTTTGCAGACCATTACTGCCGATAGTTATTTTGATCCGCAGATCCTGCCGCTAGTGAGCAATGGGATACATGCGCTTCCTTTTCCTCCGGCGGTGTTGACGACTCCATCTGCATTGATAGTTGGTATCGATCCCAGCTTCCGCAATCCACGTTCTCTTCAGGTTGCAGCTGGGGTCGAACAAGAAATTAAACCGCAGCTTACTCTTTCCGGTGGCTATCTTCACAACAGCTCATGGCGTTTACAACGCCGTTTGGATAGCAACCTTAATCCTCCAGTTGCGACTGCGGGAGGGCTGCCGATCTTCCCGGCGGCGCGGCCGAACTCCGCGATAGGACGGTTGCTCGTGAACGAGTCGTCAGCACACTCCAACTATGACGGCTTGCTGTTGTCCGCCTTCTCGCAGATCTCACGCAGGTCGCAGTTGATGGTCAACTACACTCTTTCTCAGACTCATGACGATGACTCGAATACCGGGCAATACGGTATCGATGCTGCGCTCAACCCATTCGATCTACAAGGCGAGCGGGCGTTTTCGTCGCAGGACGTTCGTCATGTGTTGAATGTGAGCGCAATTTTTAATTTGCCTCTGGGCTTCAAGTGCAACCCGATGTTTCTTGCCCGCTCTGGCCGTCCCTATACTCCCATTATCGGGTTTGACACGCAGCATGATGCAAACGACTGGAATGATCGTGCACTGATCAACGGAGTGACCGCAGGACGCAACGTCGCGCGGCAGCCTGCATTCTCGAATCTCGATCTCCGCGTGGTGAAGGACTTTAGCCTTCGAGGAGTAGGACACCATCTGGACCTATTTATGGATGTGTTCAATTTGGCGGGCTCGTCTAACCGGAATTTCGGGGTTGATGCTGTCAGTCTCTATGGCACGAATAGCTCGCCAATCGCGAGTGCAGGGCAAGCTCTCTTTGCTCCCGACCTGACGAGAGTTGGCGGACCCCGGGCGATACAATTCACTGCACGGCTGGTCGCTTTTTAG
- a CDS encoding 2-oxoacid:ferredoxin oxidoreductase subunit beta, with protein MSTTPVTPRPKTNRIGLQVLDYRGGKTTLCAGCGHNVISERITEAFFEMGIQPERVMKMSGIGCSSKSPAYFMSRSFSFNSVHGRMPSVATGALLANKTMKSIGISGDGDTASIGMGQFVHLLRRNVPMIYIIEDNGVYGLTKGQFSATADIGSKLKTGVVNDLPAIDTCALAIQMGATFVGRSFSGDKKQLSAILKAAIAHQGTVMLDVISPCVTFNDHEGSTKSYKYMQEHEESVGEIGFVPHFEEIEVEYDPNTTVNVQLHDGSSLRLRKLHEDYDPTDKIHATKMLMETHAKGEVLTGVFYIDTQKPDFTSLLNMVDEPLATLPQERTRPSREVLAEIMEAHS; from the coding sequence ATGTCGACCACACCAGTTACTCCCAGGCCCAAAACAAATCGCATCGGACTCCAGGTTCTCGATTACCGCGGCGGCAAAACCACACTCTGCGCCGGTTGCGGACATAACGTCATCTCAGAACGCATCACCGAAGCCTTCTTCGAGATGGGGATTCAACCCGAGCGCGTCATGAAGATGAGCGGCATCGGTTGCTCCTCCAAGTCGCCCGCGTACTTCATGTCCCGCTCCTTCAGCTTCAACTCCGTTCACGGACGTATGCCCTCCGTTGCAACCGGCGCGCTGCTTGCCAACAAGACGATGAAGTCCATCGGCATCAGCGGCGATGGCGACACTGCATCCATTGGCATGGGTCAGTTCGTCCACCTGCTCCGCCGCAATGTCCCCATGATTTACATCATTGAGGACAATGGTGTGTACGGCCTGACAAAGGGCCAGTTCTCCGCAACCGCCGACATCGGATCGAAGTTGAAAACCGGTGTCGTCAACGATCTGCCTGCGATCGACACCTGTGCGCTCGCAATCCAGATGGGCGCAACGTTCGTCGGACGCTCCTTCTCCGGCGACAAAAAGCAGCTCTCAGCCATACTGAAGGCTGCTATCGCTCATCAGGGAACCGTCATGCTGGACGTGATCTCTCCCTGTGTCACCTTCAACGACCACGAGGGCTCGACCAAGAGCTACAAGTACATGCAGGAACACGAAGAATCAGTCGGCGAGATTGGCTTCGTCCCTCACTTTGAGGAGATCGAAGTCGAATACGATCCCAACACCACCGTCAACGTCCAACTGCACGATGGATCCTCCCTTCGCCTGCGCAAACTGCACGAAGACTACGATCCCACCGACAAAATACATGCCACGAAGATGCTGATGGAGACCCACGCAAAAGGAGAGGTCCTCACCGGCGTCTTTTACATCGATACGCAAAAGCCGGACTTCACCTCGCTCCTCAACATGGTGGATGAGCCTCTGGCTACACTACCCCAGGAACGCACACGCCCCAGCCGCGAAGTCCTCGCCGAAATCATGGAGGCACACAGCTAA
- a CDS encoding acyl-CoA dehydrogenase family protein, protein MAFKFQGVDFIGFDALLSEDELLVRANTRAFIEDKLIPIIEQCNRDGRFPKELVRPMGELGFYGATLDGYGCAGMNNVEYGLLTQELERGDSGIRSFVSVQSALVMYPIYTFGSDEQKSFWLPKMTTGEKLGCFGLTEPDFGSNPAGMRTRARQDGDNYILNGEKMWITSGSLADVAVIWAKVEEPSVSPDAWRVRGFLVETDRPGFSAQDVHGKWSLRASVTSGLSMQEVRIPAANLLPKSDGLKSPLMCLSQARYGISWGAIGAAMACYDVALQYAKQRKQFRNQPIASHQLVQEKLAWMVTEITKAQLLSLQVGRLKDQGNAAFQHISMAKKNNVWMALECARMARDILGANGIADDYPIMRHMMNLESVKTYEGTHDIHTLILGQSITGISAF, encoded by the coding sequence ATGGCATTCAAGTTTCAAGGTGTAGATTTCATTGGTTTCGATGCCCTGCTTTCCGAGGATGAGCTTCTTGTCCGCGCCAACACACGCGCCTTTATCGAAGACAAGCTGATCCCGATCATTGAGCAGTGCAACCGCGACGGCCGCTTCCCCAAGGAACTCGTCCGTCCCATGGGCGAACTGGGCTTCTATGGAGCCACGCTGGACGGCTACGGCTGCGCCGGCATGAACAACGTCGAATACGGCCTGCTCACCCAGGAACTCGAACGCGGAGACTCCGGCATTCGGAGCTTTGTCAGCGTGCAGTCGGCGCTGGTGATGTACCCCATCTACACCTTCGGCTCCGACGAGCAGAAGTCCTTCTGGTTGCCGAAGATGACCACAGGAGAAAAGTTAGGCTGCTTCGGCCTGACGGAACCTGACTTCGGCTCGAACCCAGCAGGCATGCGTACGCGCGCCCGCCAGGATGGCGACAACTACATCCTGAACGGCGAAAAGATGTGGATCACATCGGGAAGCCTTGCCGATGTCGCGGTAATCTGGGCCAAGGTAGAAGAACCGAGCGTCTCTCCAGACGCTTGGCGCGTTCGTGGCTTCCTCGTTGAAACCGATCGCCCCGGATTCTCCGCGCAGGATGTCCACGGCAAGTGGTCTCTCCGAGCATCGGTCACATCCGGACTCTCCATGCAGGAAGTGCGAATTCCTGCTGCGAACCTGCTACCGAAGTCCGATGGGCTGAAGTCTCCGTTGATGTGCCTGAGCCAGGCTCGGTACGGCATCAGCTGGGGAGCTATCGGAGCCGCGATGGCCTGCTACGACGTCGCATTGCAGTACGCCAAGCAGCGCAAGCAGTTCCGCAATCAACCCATCGCCAGCCACCAGCTGGTGCAGGAAAAGCTGGCCTGGATGGTAACCGAGATCACAAAGGCGCAATTGCTATCGCTACAGGTGGGCCGGCTCAAAGATCAGGGCAACGCGGCCTTCCAGCACATCTCCATGGCGAAGAAAAATAACGTGTGGATGGCGTTGGAATGCGCGCGCATGGCTCGCGATATTCTCGGAGCCAACGGCATCGCCGACGACTACCCCATCATGCGCCACATGATGAACCTGGAGTCCGTGAAGACTTACGAAGGCACGCACGACATTCACACGCTCATCCTCGGACAGAGCATAACCGGCATCTCCGCGTTTTAG
- a CDS encoding NADH-quinone oxidoreductase subunit A, with product MTNDSYLPVIVLLLAALAFTVLPLALAWLWAKKFSPGKPGPSKNAIYECGLESADDAWMQFKPGYYLYAIIFLIFDVEAVFLLPFAVAFTGFTAPECIAMMGFLLLLVEGLVWAYQKDVLVWT from the coding sequence ATGACAAACGATTCCTATCTACCTGTCATTGTGCTCCTGCTCGCGGCCCTGGCTTTTACCGTGTTACCGCTGGCGTTGGCTTGGTTATGGGCGAAGAAGTTTTCTCCGGGCAAGCCTGGCCCAAGCAAGAATGCGATCTACGAGTGCGGGCTTGAATCGGCAGACGACGCCTGGATGCAATTCAAGCCCGGCTATTACCTGTATGCGATCATTTTCCTGATTTTTGATGTGGAGGCGGTCTTTCTTTTGCCGTTTGCAGTGGCATTTACTGGTTTCACAGCACCAGAATGCATCGCCATGATGGGCTTCCTGCTTTTGCTGGTAGAAGGACTGGTGTGGGCCTATCAGAAAGACGTGCTGGTTTGGACTTGA
- a CDS encoding NADH-quinone oxidoreductase subunit B: MLLQQSWDHLDVETPKGFGMDEQLKIELGKQGIFATTLQDLYNWGRKNSLWPLNFGLACCAIEMIATTMARYDMARFGAEVFRASPRQADLMIVAGTITKKMAPQVVRLYNQMPEPKYVISMGACAISGGPFKQGYNVLKGIDRYIPVDIYIPGCPPRPEALIDGLMALQKKIDDQQLTGDHKPRHLDPDEPSEFIVPQFGAHDLEPPQNPEVWRPPLVNISLAGGDDSGTD; this comes from the coding sequence ATGCTGTTGCAACAAAGCTGGGACCATTTGGATGTTGAAACGCCCAAGGGTTTTGGAATGGATGAGCAGCTAAAAATCGAGTTGGGCAAGCAGGGTATTTTCGCTACGACCTTGCAGGACCTCTATAACTGGGGTCGCAAGAACTCTTTGTGGCCGTTGAACTTTGGTCTGGCCTGCTGCGCCATCGAGATGATTGCCACAACGATGGCGCGCTATGACATGGCTCGATTCGGGGCGGAGGTTTTCAGGGCGTCTCCGCGGCAGGCGGACTTGATGATTGTCGCCGGCACAATCACTAAGAAGATGGCTCCGCAGGTTGTGCGCCTCTATAACCAGATGCCGGAGCCGAAGTACGTTATCTCCATGGGCGCCTGCGCGATCTCTGGCGGCCCGTTCAAGCAGGGCTACAACGTTCTGAAGGGGATTGATCGCTATATTCCTGTCGATATATACATTCCCGGCTGTCCGCCGCGGCCCGAGGCTCTGATCGACGGGCTCATGGCTTTGCAGAAGAAGATCGACGACCAGCAGTTAACAGGGGATCATAAGCCACGCCATCTAGATCCCGATGAACCGAGCGAGTTCATTGTGCCGCAATTTGGAGCGCATGACCTGGAGCCGCCACAGAATCCCGAGGTCTGGCGTCCTCCCTTGGTCAACATTTCCTTAGCAGGTGGGGATGACTCTGGAACCGATTAA
- a CDS encoding NADH-quinone oxidoreductase subunit D, with amino-acid sequence MSAATLPAVHLTPKPSIDGSEGQLLEVSMGPQHPSTHGVFRMDVVLDGEQVVKLKPVFGYLHRNHEKIAEQETYLGSMPYTDRLDYFCSITNNWAYALAVEKLAGIQVPERAEYIRIITGELTRLQNHACLIGFLMQDMGASGTPLMYAFREREKILDLLEALTGSRMMCNYMRFGGCRVDFPTGWLQQAQKVVEAFPRFLDEYERLLAENEILMARTQGIGVLPKELAVNAGVTGPMLRACGVNYDIRKVDKYGIYDRFSFRVPLGEHGDVYDRYMIRLLEMRESVKILQEAIRDIPSGAIMDAKTKIRGFRPKAGEAYGRIEAPKGELGFYLISDGSPNPYRYRVRPPSLINLTVLEDMCLSHNVADVVVILGSVDIVLGEVDR; translated from the coding sequence ATGAGTGCCGCTACACTTCCCGCCGTGCATTTGACGCCGAAACCATCTATCGATGGTAGCGAGGGCCAATTGCTGGAAGTTTCAATGGGGCCTCAGCATCCCTCGACGCACGGCGTCTTTCGCATGGATGTTGTACTAGATGGCGAGCAAGTTGTGAAACTGAAGCCGGTGTTTGGCTATCTGCATCGCAATCACGAAAAAATAGCGGAGCAGGAGACCTATCTCGGTTCGATGCCTTACACCGATCGGCTCGACTACTTTTGCTCCATCACGAATAACTGGGCTTATGCGCTCGCTGTCGAAAAGCTGGCTGGCATACAGGTACCGGAACGCGCCGAGTACATCCGCATCATTACAGGCGAGCTGACCCGGCTACAGAACCATGCCTGCCTGATCGGATTCTTGATGCAGGATATGGGCGCAAGCGGGACGCCGCTGATGTACGCCTTTCGTGAGCGCGAGAAAATTCTCGACCTCCTCGAGGCACTCACCGGATCGCGCATGATGTGCAACTACATGCGATTCGGCGGCTGCCGTGTGGATTTTCCTACCGGCTGGCTCCAGCAGGCACAAAAGGTCGTCGAGGCGTTTCCGCGTTTTCTGGATGAATATGAACGGCTGCTTGCGGAGAATGAAATTCTTATGGCGCGTACGCAGGGCATTGGCGTGCTGCCCAAGGAACTGGCCGTGAATGCCGGCGTTACCGGGCCAATGCTGCGGGCTTGCGGCGTCAATTATGACATTCGCAAAGTGGACAAGTATGGCATCTACGATCGCTTTTCTTTTCGAGTCCCACTGGGCGAACACGGCGATGTTTATGACCGCTACATGATCCGCCTGCTTGAGATGCGTGAGTCGGTCAAGATTTTGCAGGAAGCCATCAGAGACATTCCGTCTGGCGCGATTATGGATGCGAAGACCAAGATCCGTGGATTCCGCCCGAAGGCAGGAGAAGCCTACGGTCGAATCGAAGCGCCGAAGGGAGAACTTGGCTTTTATCTGATCAGTGATGGGTCGCCGAATCCGTACCGCTATCGCGTGCGCCCACCCAGCCTGATCAACCTCACTGTGCTGGAGGACATGTGTCTCAGCCATAACGTGGCAGACGTCGTTGTGATTTTAGGAAGTGTGGATATTGTGCTGGGCGAGGTAGATCGATAA
- a CDS encoding 2-oxoacid:acceptor oxidoreductase subunit alpha, giving the protein MTSSGLVVQGQPISDPDGGVKQIVNDFSIQIATVNGSGSQSANNVLLRSIFRMGVPVSSKNLFPSNIAGLPTWYTIRVSRYGWVARKADIDVLIAMNPETAREDVLSLAPGAAVIYDEPFKLNEIRSDLTYYPVPFDRLAAATGADAKVRKLVKNMVYVGVAAHLLSIDMEWVEKTVRKQFAKKVKAAELNLNAVHAGFDYAVSTLTKQDPYVIEHMNATDGKVIIDGNAAAAMGAMFAGVTVVTWYPITPSSSVVEQLIDFMKKYRIEQDGKSNFAIVQAEDELAAIGMVLGAGWAGARSMTATSGPGISLMAEFAGYGYYAEIPGVIFDIQRTGPSTGLPTRTSQADLTFIAGLSHGDTKHVMLIPGTVKECFEFGIEAFDLAEQLQTPIFVLSDLDLGMNSWMSEPFDYPEKPITRGKVLSAQQLEEVGGFARYKDVDGDAIPYRTLPGTDHPAASYFTRGSGHNEKALYTERPDDYENNMLRLARKFETARTLVPKPILEGTGRQRVGIIAFGTSHWAVLESRDQLERESQLPTDYLRIRAYPFTSEIHDFVATHERVYVVEQNRDSQMFNLLKIDLDPTQVTKLHSVRHFNGLPIDARTVTDAIAAQEGAE; this is encoded by the coding sequence ATGACCAGCAGTGGCCTTGTAGTGCAGGGTCAGCCAATATCGGACCCTGATGGTGGTGTAAAGCAGATCGTCAACGACTTCTCAATTCAGATCGCAACGGTCAACGGTTCCGGTTCGCAATCCGCAAACAACGTCCTTCTTCGCAGTATCTTCCGCATGGGCGTGCCCGTCTCCTCCAAAAATCTCTTCCCTTCAAACATCGCGGGACTTCCCACCTGGTACACCATTCGCGTCAGCCGCTACGGATGGGTCGCACGCAAAGCGGATATCGATGTCCTGATCGCCATGAACCCTGAGACGGCTCGCGAAGATGTGCTTTCCCTCGCTCCCGGCGCGGCAGTCATCTATGACGAACCCTTCAAACTCAATGAGATCCGCTCTGATCTGACGTATTATCCTGTGCCCTTCGACCGGCTAGCCGCCGCCACAGGCGCGGACGCGAAGGTTCGCAAGCTGGTCAAGAACATGGTCTACGTAGGTGTCGCCGCGCACCTTCTATCGATCGACATGGAGTGGGTCGAAAAGACAGTTCGCAAACAATTTGCAAAGAAGGTCAAAGCAGCCGAGCTGAACCTGAACGCTGTCCACGCCGGGTTCGATTACGCCGTCAGCACCCTGACCAAGCAGGACCCGTATGTGATCGAGCACATGAACGCAACCGACGGCAAAGTCATCATCGATGGCAACGCCGCCGCCGCTATGGGAGCCATGTTCGCGGGAGTCACCGTCGTGACGTGGTATCCGATCACCCCGTCCTCTTCGGTCGTCGAGCAACTCATCGATTTCATGAAAAAGTACCGCATCGAGCAGGACGGCAAATCGAACTTCGCCATCGTGCAAGCCGAAGACGAGCTCGCCGCAATCGGCATGGTTCTCGGTGCAGGATGGGCAGGCGCCCGCTCGATGACAGCGACCTCCGGGCCCGGAATCTCGCTCATGGCAGAGTTCGCAGGCTACGGTTACTACGCCGAAATCCCCGGCGTTATCTTCGACATCCAGCGCACCGGTCCCTCCACCGGCCTGCCGACCCGCACCTCGCAAGCCGACCTCACCTTCATCGCCGGGCTCTCCCACGGCGATACAAAACACGTCATGCTCATCCCCGGAACGGTCAAAGAATGCTTCGAGTTCGGCATCGAGGCCTTTGATCTTGCGGAACAGTTGCAGACCCCAATCTTCGTCCTCTCCGATCTCGATCTCGGCATGAATAGCTGGATGTCGGAGCCCTTTGACTACCCGGAAAAACCGATCACGCGCGGCAAAGTTCTCAGCGCCCAACAGCTCGAAGAGGTCGGCGGCTTCGCTCGCTACAAAGACGTGGACGGCGACGCGATCCCCTATCGCACCTTGCCCGGAACGGACCATCCCGCCGCCTCCTACTTCACCCGCGGCAGCGGCCACAATGAAAAAGCCCTCTATACCGAGCGGCCCGATGACTACGAAAACAACATGCTGCGGCTGGCGCGAAAGTTCGAGACCGCAAGAACGCTCGTCCCTAAACCAATCCTCGAAGGCACCGGCCGGCAGCGGGTGGGGATCATCGCATTCGGCACCAGCCACTGGGCAGTCCTTGAGAGCCGCGACCAGTTGGAGCGTGAGTCCCAGCTTCCGACTGACTATCTTCGCATCCGCGCTTATCCGTTTACGTCGGAGATACACGACTTTGTCGCCACCCACGAACGCGTCTACGTCGTCGAGCAAAACCGCGACTCACAGATGTTCAATCTGCTGAAGATCGATCTCGATCCTACGCAAGTCACCAAACTGCACTCGGTCCGCCACTTCAACGGACTTCCCATCGATGCACGCACAGTCACCGACGCGATCGCCGCACAAGAAGGAGCAGAGTAA